In Oryza brachyantha chromosome 1, ObraRS2, whole genome shotgun sequence, the following are encoded in one genomic region:
- the LOC102711214 gene encoding LRR receptor-like serine/threonine-protein kinase GSO2 yields MATSSRARGSVALAAIVVVVVVGGSFLLGVAEAAGAGEVRALLDLGAALDPTGRLLPSWAPGRDPCGGGGGGFEGVACDASGAVANVSLQGKGLAGSLPPAVAGLRGLTGLYLHYNRLTGALPRELAGLTRLTDLYLNVNNFSGAIPPEIGAMASLQVVQLCYNQLTGGVPTQLGLLKRLSVLALQSNHLNGAIPASLGDLPQLVRLDLSFNNLFGSIPVRLAQLPRLAALDVRNNTLTGSVPSELAKLQGGFQYANNTDLCGTGLPALRPCTPADLISPDRPQPFSAGISPQITPGSPDGHGRCSGARCPPSTKALAAVVVIAVILLAVTAAGLFAFSWYRWRKQRVAGSPVVVGGRCSTEAAVKESFRKSVSSTLVSLEYSNGWDPLADGRGGAGFSQEVAQNFRFNMEDVESATQYFSELNLLGKNGNFAATYRGTLRDGTSVAVKRLGKTCCKQEESEFLKGLKLLAKLRHENIVGLRGFCCSRARGECFLVYDFVPNGSLSQFLDINDEVARSNGRVLEWSTRISIIKGIAKGIEYLHSNRANKPPLVHQNISADKVLVDYTYKPLISGSGLHKLLVDDLVFSTLKESAAMGYLAPEYTTIGRLSEKSDVYAFGVIVFQILTGKSKNAQLPVESDNIEDLIDSNLKGCYSAVEAAKLAKIASACTSENPDHRPTMEELLQELCTL; encoded by the exons atggccACCTCCTCTCGAGCACGCGGCAgcgtcgcgctcgccgccattgttgtcgtcgtcgtcgtcggggggTCTTTTCTGTTgggggtggcggaggcggcgggcgcgggggaggTGCGGGCGCTGCTGGACCTCGGGGCGGCGCTGGACCCGACGGGGAGGCTGCTGCCGTCGTGGGCGCCGGGGAGGGAcccgtgcggcggcggtggaggagggtTCGAGGGCGTGGCGTGCGACGCGTCGGGCGCCGTGGCGAACGTGTCGCTGCAGGGGAAGGGGCTCGCCgggtcgctgccgccggccgtgGCGGGGCTCCGCGGCCTCACGGGGCTGTACCTCCACTACAACAGGCTCACCGGCGCGCTGCCGCGCGAGCTGGCGGGGCTCACCCGGCTCACCGACCTCTACCTCAacgtcaacaacttctccgGCGCCATCCCGCCCGAGATCGGCGCCATGGCCTCCCTGCAAG TGGTGCAGCTCTGCTACAACCAGCTCACCGGGGGAGTGCCCACGCAGCTGGGGCTCTTGAAGAGGCTCAGCGTGCTGGCGCTGCAGTCCAACCACCTGAACGGCGCCATCCCGGCCAGCCTCGGCGACCTGCCCCAGCTGGTGCGCCTCGACCTCAGCTTCAACAACCTCTTCGGCTCCATCCCCGTCAGGCTGGCGCAGCtgccccgcctcgccgccctcgACGTCAGGAACAACACCCTCACCGGCAGCGTGCCTTCGG AACTGGCGAAGCTGCAGGGTGGATTCCAGTATGCGAACAACACTGATCTGTGCGGCACCGGCCTGCCTGCGCTCCGGCCGTGCACGCCGGCCGACCTCATCAGCCCCGACAGGCCACAGCCATTCAGCGCCGGCATATCGCCGCAGATCACACCGGGGTCCCCCGATGGCCATGGGCGTTGCAGCGGGGCTCGCTGCCCCCCGTCCACAaaggcgctcgccgccgtcgttgtcATCGCAGTAATTCTTCTTGCGGTGACCGCGGCTGGTCTCTTCGCGTTCTCTTGGTACCGATGGCGCAAGCAAAGGGTTGCGGGCTCACCGGTGGTTGTGGGTGGCCGGTGCAGTACCGAGGCTGCTGTTAAGGAGTCATTTCGCAAGAGCGTGTCGTCCACGCTTGTGAGCCTTGAGTACTCGAATGGTTGGGATCCATTGGCCGATGGGAGGGGCGGCGCTGGGTTCTCCCAAGAGGTGGCCCAGAATTTCAGGTTCAACATGGAGGATGTCGAGTCCGCGACTCAGTACTTCTCAGAGCTGAACCTTTTGGGGAAGAATGGCAACTTTGCAGCCACATACAGGGGTACATTGCGAGATGGGACATCCGTCGCCGTCAAGCGGCTTGGCAAGACTTGCTGCAAGCAAGAGGAGTCCGAGTTCCTCAAGGGATTGAAGCTGCTTGCCAAGCTGCGGCACGAGAATATTGTTGGCTTGAGGGGTTTCTGCTGCTCCAGAGCGAGAGGGGAGTGCTTCCTCGTCTACGACTTTGTGCCGAACGGGAGTTTGTCGCAGTTCTTGGACATCAATGATGAAGTTGCTCGCAGCAATGGCCGTGTTCTCGAATGGTCCACGAGGATTTCCATTATCAAGGGCATTGCCAAAG gaATTGAGTACTTGCACAGCAATAGAGCAAACAAGCCCCCTCTTGTTCACCAAAACATATCAGCTGACAAAGTTCTGGTGGACTACACCTACAAGCCTCTGATATCTGGTTCTGGCCTGCATAAGCTCCTTGTCGATGACCTAGTTTTCTCGACACTCAAAGAAAGTGCTGCCATGGGATACCTCGCCCCGGAGTACACTACCATCGGTCGGTTGTCAGAGAAGAGCGATGTTTATGCATTTGGGGTAATTGTATTTCAGATACTTACCGGTAAAAGCAAGAACGCGCAGCTGCCTGTTGAGTCTGATAACATCGAAGATCTCATTGACAGTAACCTAAAAGGATGTTACTCGGCAGTTGAAGCAGCTAAGCTGGCAAAGATTGCATCAGCCTGCACCAGTGAAAATCCAGACCATAGACCTACGATGGAAGAGTTGCTCCAAGAACTGTGCACCTTATGA
- the LOC102715800 gene encoding DNA repair protein RAD51 homolog 3 isoform X1 gives MSHNRSAPAEDVLKVAGKCKGADGPSASSVLKGAQNAWDMLSDEQSRKHINTGSADLNNILGGGIHCKEVTEIGGVPGIGKTQLGIQLAINVQIPLEYGGLGGKAVYIDTEGSFMVERVYQIAEGCISDILEYFPYCHEKAPSGQKRLKPESFLADIYYFRICSYTEQIAVINYLEKFLEEHKDVRIVIIDSVTFHFRQDFDDMALRTRVLSGLSLKLMKLAKAHNLAVVLLNQVTTKFMEGSFQLTLALGDSWSHSCTNRLILYWNGKERYAYLDKSPSLPVASAPYAVTGKGVRDAVSSSCKRVRVT, from the exons ATGTCCCACAATCGATCCGCCCCTGCTGAAGATGTTCTCAAGGTTGCCGGCAAGTGCAAGGGAGCAGATGGGCCAAGCGCTAGCAGTGTTCTCAAAG GTGCCCAAAATGCATGGGATATGCTATCTGATGAGCAATCACGGAAGCACATCAATACTGGATCTGCTGACCTCAACAACATACTTGGTGGAGGGATTCACTGTAAAGAGGTTACTGAGATAG GTGGTGTCCCAGGGATCGGTAAAACTCAACTAGG GATTCAACTAGCAATCAATGTCCAAATTCCATTGGAGTATGGTGGACTTGGCGGGAAAGCTGTTTATATAG ATACAGAGGGCAGTTTCATGGTTGAGCGTGTCTACCAAATTGCTGAAGGGTGTATCAGTGACATACTGGAGTACTTTCCATACTGCCATGAAAAGGCTCCATCTGGACAAAAAAGACTGAAGCCTGAGAGTTTCCTGGCAGACATCTATTACTTTCGAATATGCAGCTATACTGAACAAATTGCAGTCATAAACTATttagagaagtttcttgagGAGCATAAAGAT GTGCGAATAGTTATTATTGACAGTGTTACTTTCCACTTCCGACAAGATTTTGATGATATGGCACTGAGAACAAGAGTGCTCAGCGGATTATCATTGAAGTTGATGAAACTTGCGAAGGCACATAACTTGGCG GTTGTTTTGTTGAACCAAGTCACTACCAAATTCATGGAAGGATCATTTCAGTTAACTCTTGCTCTAG GTGACAGCTGGTCCCACTCATGCACCAATCGACTAATTCTGTATTGGAATGGGAAGGAGCGGTATGCATACCTTGACAAGTCTCCTTCACTTCCAGTAGCCTCAGCGCCATATGCAGTGACAGGTAAGGGTGTGCGAGATGCTGTTAGTTCAAGCTGCAAGCGAGTCCGGGTAACGTAA
- the LOC102715800 gene encoding DNA repair protein RAD51 homolog 3 isoform X4: MSHNRSAPAEDVLKVAGKCKGADGPSASSVLKGAQNAWDMLSDEQSRKHINTGSADLNNILGGGIHCKEVTEIGGVPGIGKTQLGIQLAINVQIPLEYGGLGGKAVYIDTEGSFMVERVYQIAEGCISDILEYFPYCHEKAPSGQKRLKPESFLADIYYFRICSYTEQIAVINYLEKFLEEHKDVRIVIIDSVTFHFRQDFDDMALRTRVLSGLSLKLMKLAKAHNLANMGYYQCTSTIRRNTCRLGEDILLTSGSTPAWSALKLQ, from the exons ATGTCCCACAATCGATCCGCCCCTGCTGAAGATGTTCTCAAGGTTGCCGGCAAGTGCAAGGGAGCAGATGGGCCAAGCGCTAGCAGTGTTCTCAAAG GTGCCCAAAATGCATGGGATATGCTATCTGATGAGCAATCACGGAAGCACATCAATACTGGATCTGCTGACCTCAACAACATACTTGGTGGAGGGATTCACTGTAAAGAGGTTACTGAGATAG GTGGTGTCCCAGGGATCGGTAAAACTCAACTAGG GATTCAACTAGCAATCAATGTCCAAATTCCATTGGAGTATGGTGGACTTGGCGGGAAAGCTGTTTATATAG ATACAGAGGGCAGTTTCATGGTTGAGCGTGTCTACCAAATTGCTGAAGGGTGTATCAGTGACATACTGGAGTACTTTCCATACTGCCATGAAAAGGCTCCATCTGGACAAAAAAGACTGAAGCCTGAGAGTTTCCTGGCAGACATCTATTACTTTCGAATATGCAGCTATACTGAACAAATTGCAGTCATAAACTATttagagaagtttcttgagGAGCATAAAGAT GTGCGAATAGTTATTATTGACAGTGTTACTTTCCACTTCCGACAAGATTTTGATGATATGGCACTGAGAACAAGAGTGCTCAGCGGATTATCATTGAAGTTGATGAAACTTGCGAAGGCACATAACTTGGCG AACATGGGATATTATCAGTGCACATCAACAATTAGAAGGAACACATGCCGTTTGGGTGAAGATATACTATTGACCTCTGGGAGCACGCCGGCATGGTCTGCTTTGAAACTACAATAG
- the LOC102715800 gene encoding DNA repair protein RAD51 homolog 3 isoform X2 codes for MSHNRSAPAEDVLKVAGKCKGADGPSASSVLKGAQNAWDMLSDEQSRKHINTGSADLNNILGGGIHCKEVTEIGGVPGIGKTQLGIQLAINVQIPLEYGGLGGKAVYIDTEGSFMVERVYQIAEGCISDILEYFPYCHEKAPSGQKRLKPESFLADIYYFRICSYTEQIAVINYLEKFLEEHKDVRIVIIDSVTFHFRQDFDDMALRTRVLSGLSLKLMKLAKAHNLAQQNMGYYQCTSTIRRNTCRLGEDILLTSGSTPAWSALKLQ; via the exons ATGTCCCACAATCGATCCGCCCCTGCTGAAGATGTTCTCAAGGTTGCCGGCAAGTGCAAGGGAGCAGATGGGCCAAGCGCTAGCAGTGTTCTCAAAG GTGCCCAAAATGCATGGGATATGCTATCTGATGAGCAATCACGGAAGCACATCAATACTGGATCTGCTGACCTCAACAACATACTTGGTGGAGGGATTCACTGTAAAGAGGTTACTGAGATAG GTGGTGTCCCAGGGATCGGTAAAACTCAACTAGG GATTCAACTAGCAATCAATGTCCAAATTCCATTGGAGTATGGTGGACTTGGCGGGAAAGCTGTTTATATAG ATACAGAGGGCAGTTTCATGGTTGAGCGTGTCTACCAAATTGCTGAAGGGTGTATCAGTGACATACTGGAGTACTTTCCATACTGCCATGAAAAGGCTCCATCTGGACAAAAAAGACTGAAGCCTGAGAGTTTCCTGGCAGACATCTATTACTTTCGAATATGCAGCTATACTGAACAAATTGCAGTCATAAACTATttagagaagtttcttgagGAGCATAAAGAT GTGCGAATAGTTATTATTGACAGTGTTACTTTCCACTTCCGACAAGATTTTGATGATATGGCACTGAGAACAAGAGTGCTCAGCGGATTATCATTGAAGTTGATGAAACTTGCGAAGGCACATAACTTGGCG CAGCAGAACATGGGATATTATCAGTGCACATCAACAATTAGAAGGAACACATGCCGTTTGGGTGAAGATATACTATTGACCTCTGGGAGCACGCCGGCATGGTCTGCTTTGAAACTACAATAG
- the LOC102715800 gene encoding DNA repair protein RAD51 homolog 3 isoform X3: protein MSHNRSAPAEDVLKVAGKCKGADGPSASSVLKGAQNAWDMLSDEQSRKHINTGSADLNNILGGGIHCKEVTEIGGVPGIGKTQLGIQLAINVQIPLEYGGLGGKAVYIDTEGSFMVERVYQIAEGCISDILEYFPYCHEKAPSGQKRLKPESFLADIYYFRICSYTEQIAVINYLEKFLEEHKDVRIVIIDSVTFHFRQDFDDMALRTRVLSGLSLKLMKLAKAHNLAQNMGYYQCTSTIRRNTCRLGEDILLTSGSTPAWSALKLQ from the exons ATGTCCCACAATCGATCCGCCCCTGCTGAAGATGTTCTCAAGGTTGCCGGCAAGTGCAAGGGAGCAGATGGGCCAAGCGCTAGCAGTGTTCTCAAAG GTGCCCAAAATGCATGGGATATGCTATCTGATGAGCAATCACGGAAGCACATCAATACTGGATCTGCTGACCTCAACAACATACTTGGTGGAGGGATTCACTGTAAAGAGGTTACTGAGATAG GTGGTGTCCCAGGGATCGGTAAAACTCAACTAGG GATTCAACTAGCAATCAATGTCCAAATTCCATTGGAGTATGGTGGACTTGGCGGGAAAGCTGTTTATATAG ATACAGAGGGCAGTTTCATGGTTGAGCGTGTCTACCAAATTGCTGAAGGGTGTATCAGTGACATACTGGAGTACTTTCCATACTGCCATGAAAAGGCTCCATCTGGACAAAAAAGACTGAAGCCTGAGAGTTTCCTGGCAGACATCTATTACTTTCGAATATGCAGCTATACTGAACAAATTGCAGTCATAAACTATttagagaagtttcttgagGAGCATAAAGAT GTGCGAATAGTTATTATTGACAGTGTTACTTTCCACTTCCGACAAGATTTTGATGATATGGCACTGAGAACAAGAGTGCTCAGCGGATTATCATTGAAGTTGATGAAACTTGCGAAGGCACATAACTTGGCG CAGAACATGGGATATTATCAGTGCACATCAACAATTAGAAGGAACACATGCCGTTTGGGTGAAGATATACTATTGACCTCTGGGAGCACGCCGGCATGGTCTGCTTTGAAACTACAATAG